A window of the Verminephrobacter eiseniae EF01-2 genome harbors these coding sequences:
- the asd gene encoding archaetidylserine decarboxylase (Phosphatidylserine decarboxylase is synthesized as a single chain precursor. Generation of the pyruvoyl active site from a Ser is coupled to cleavage of a Gly-Ser bond between the larger (beta) and smaller (alpha chains). It is an integral membrane protein.), with protein sequence MPDRLAVLAQYALPKRALTTWAGKWASARLGGLTTALIRRFVARYDVNMAEAANPDMAGYASFNDFFTRALQPGARPLARADLICPVDGAISQFGRIGKDRIFQAKGHAYSTTALLGGDAAMAARFDDGHFATLYLSPRDYHRVHMPCAGELTRMVHVPGELFSVNPATACVVPGLFARNERVVCVFESAPGPGGPFALVLIGAAIVGSMATVWHGQVNPPRPGTLRQWDYAKGQVRLQQGQEMGRFLLGSTVVLLLPRGPLQFNPQWAPARPIMLGQAMAQRCAD encoded by the coding sequence TTGCCCGACCGCCTTGCCGTACTGGCCCAATACGCTCTTCCCAAGCGCGCACTGACCACCTGGGCCGGCAAGTGGGCCTCGGCCCGGCTCGGTGGACTGACCACGGCGCTGATCCGCCGCTTCGTTGCGCGCTACGACGTGAACATGGCCGAGGCGGCCAACCCCGACATGGCAGGCTACGCCTCGTTTAACGACTTCTTCACGCGCGCGCTCCAGCCCGGCGCCCGCCCGCTGGCCCGGGCGGACCTGATCTGCCCGGTGGACGGCGCCATCAGCCAGTTCGGCCGCATCGGGAAAGACCGGATTTTTCAGGCCAAGGGCCATGCCTACTCCACCACGGCACTACTGGGCGGCGATGCGGCGATGGCGGCGCGCTTCGACGATGGCCATTTCGCCACGCTGTACCTGAGCCCGCGCGACTACCACCGCGTCCACATGCCCTGCGCGGGGGAGTTGACGCGCATGGTGCATGTGCCGGGCGAGCTGTTTTCGGTGAACCCGGCGACGGCATGTGTGGTGCCGGGCCTGTTTGCCCGCAACGAGCGGGTGGTGTGCGTTTTCGAGTCCGCCCCGGGCCCCGGAGGTCCGTTTGCGCTGGTGCTGATCGGCGCCGCCATCGTGGGCAGCATGGCCACCGTGTGGCATGGCCAGGTGAATCCGCCCCGCCCCGGCACGCTGCGGCAGTGGGACTACGCCAAAGGACAGGTGCGCCTGCAGCAGGGCCAGGAGATGGGGCGCTTCCTGCTGGGCTCGACGGTGGTGCTGCTGCTGCCTCGGGGGCCCTTGCAGTTCAACCCGCAGTGGGCGCCGGCCCGGCCGATCATGCTCGGCCAAGCCATGGCGCAGCGCTGTGCGGACTGA
- a CDS encoding FKBP-type peptidyl-prolyl cis-trans isomerase, with product MTAIDIPPSTVQPGSFLTLHYRLAGPAGDVINTFADKPATLSLGQGQLAPAVEQRLLGLAEGTRATFELAAGEAFGARNGAMQQWVSRKLLDELGAPGAHYGVGDMVQFPTPDGQGHYAGAVLQVRDDGAVRFDFNHPLAGQPVTFEVHLIGVL from the coding sequence ATGACTGCCATCGACATCCCCCCGAGCACCGTCCAGCCGGGCTCCTTTCTGACGCTGCATTACCGCCTGGCAGGCCCGGCGGGGGATGTGATCAACACCTTTGCCGACAAGCCTGCCACCTTGTCGCTGGGCCAGGGGCAATTGGCTCCTGCCGTGGAGCAGCGCCTGCTGGGCCTGGCCGAGGGCACGCGCGCCACGTTCGAGTTGGCCGCTGGCGAGGCCTTTGGCGCGCGCAATGGCGCCATGCAGCAGTGGGTGAGCAGGAAACTGCTCGATGAACTGGGCGCGCCTGGCGCGCATTACGGCGTGGGCGACATGGTGCAGTTTCCGACGCCCGACGGGCAGGGCCACTACGCCGGCGCCGTGCTGCAGGTGCGCGACGACGGGGCGGTGCGGTTCGACTTCAACCACCCGCTGGCGGGCCAGCCGGTGACGTTTGAAGTGCATCTGATCGGAGTCCTGTGA
- a CDS encoding DesA family fatty acid desaturase, translating to MLLPDWAVLNAAIDWLGHGSWRLAWWQIVLYTLATTHVTIAAVTIFLHRAQAHRALDLHAIAAHGLRFWLWLGTGMVTREWVAIHRKHHAKCETAADPHSPQVRGLNAVLWRGAELYRAEAGNLETLRKFGHGTPDDWIERNVYSRYSGLGIGLMLILDLALFGALGAAVWAVQMLWIPFWAAGVVNGLGHYWGYRNFEVPDASTNLSPWGLIIGGEELHNNHHTYPTSAKFSVKPYEFDMGWVYIRLLQKIGWATVRKLPPKLQLGDLRPMADEKTLEALIAHRYEVMASYARGVRQACKAEMAALQAHHGDLSMLKAARRWLHRDAQRVPARAVPQLALVRAAHPALDKMLTMREELRQLWLNTSQSREQLTAGLQAWCRRAESSGIAALRDFSIGLRAVRV from the coding sequence ATGCTGTTACCCGATTGGGCTGTGTTGAACGCTGCCATTGACTGGCTGGGCCATGGGTCGTGGCGCCTGGCCTGGTGGCAGATCGTGCTGTACACCTTGGCGACGACCCATGTCACCATTGCTGCGGTCACGATCTTCCTGCACCGCGCCCAGGCGCACCGGGCGCTCGATTTGCATGCCATTGCCGCGCATGGCCTGCGCTTTTGGCTCTGGCTCGGCACCGGCATGGTGACCCGGGAATGGGTGGCCATCCACCGCAAGCACCACGCCAAGTGCGAAACGGCGGCCGATCCGCACAGCCCCCAGGTGCGCGGCCTGAACGCCGTGCTGTGGCGCGGCGCCGAGTTGTACCGCGCCGAGGCCGGGAACCTGGAAACGCTGCGCAAGTTCGGCCATGGCACGCCCGATGACTGGATCGAGCGCAATGTCTACAGCCGCTACAGCGGGCTTGGCATCGGCCTGATGCTGATCCTGGACCTGGCCCTGTTCGGCGCTTTGGGCGCCGCCGTGTGGGCCGTGCAAATGCTCTGGATTCCTTTTTGGGCCGCAGGTGTGGTCAACGGGCTGGGCCATTACTGGGGCTATCGCAATTTCGAGGTGCCCGACGCCAGCACCAATCTGTCGCCCTGGGGCCTGATCATCGGTGGCGAAGAATTGCACAACAACCACCACACCTATCCGACCTCGGCCAAGTTCTCGGTCAAGCCGTATGAGTTCGACATGGGCTGGGTTTACATCCGCCTGCTGCAAAAGATCGGCTGGGCCACGGTCAGGAAACTGCCGCCCAAGTTGCAACTCGGTGACCTGCGGCCCATGGCCGATGAAAAGACCCTGGAGGCTTTGATCGCCCATCGCTACGAGGTGATGGCAAGCTACGCCCGTGGTGTGCGCCAGGCCTGCAAGGCCGAGATGGCGGCATTGCAAGCGCATCATGGCGACCTGTCCATGCTCAAGGCCGCCAGGCGCTGGCTGCACCGCGATGCGCAGCGGGTGCCGGCCCGGGCCGTGCCCCAGTTGGCCTTGGTGCGCGCAGCCCACCCCGCGCTCGACAAGATGCTGACCATGCGCGAGGAACTGCGCCAACTGTGGCTCAACACCTCGCAGTCGCGCGAGCAGTTGACGGCGGGTCTGCAAGCCTGGTGCAGGCGGGCCGAGAGCAGCGGGATTGCCGCGCTGCGCGATTTCTCGATCGGCTTGCGTGCCGTGCGGGTGTGA
- a CDS encoding NADP-dependent malic enzyme, producing MPENTMAHDQTPHPDRRAQLRRSALEYHEFPKPGKLAIAATKQMLNQHDLALAYTPGVAAPCEEIAKDPNAAFRYTSRGNLVGVVTNGTAVLGLGDIGPLASKPVMEGKAVLFKKFSGIDVFDIEINEKDPEKLVEIIASLEPTFGGINLEDIKAPDCFYIERKLRERMRIPVFHDDQHGTAITVGAAILNGLKVAGKDPARVKLVTSGAGAAALACLGLLVKLGIARQNIWVTDLAGVVYQGRSELMDDDKIVFAQKTSARTLDEVIEGADVFLGLSAGGVLQPDMVRKMAARPLIFALANPNPEIQPEAVKAVRDDAIMATGRSDYPNQVNNVLCFPYIFRGALDSGATTITPEMEIAAVHAIAELAQAEQSEVVAAAYAGEALAFGPEYLIPKPFDPRLMMMIAPAVARAAADSGVALRPIADMDAYRDHLQTFVYASGTMMKPIFMAAKSAAKKRVAYAEGEEERVLRAAQIVVDERIARPTLIGRPAIIARRIEKFGLRLQEGRDYDVVNVENDHRYRLFWQTYHRMTERKGVTVSIAKIEMRRRLTLIGAMLLHQGEVDGLIVGTWGHTAHHLNYIEPVIGKRAGVNNFACMNGLLLPERQVFLVDTHVNYDPSAGQLAEITVLAAEEMMRFGIRPKAALLSHSNFGSSNQPSAVKMRQALELLRAQAPWLEVDGEMHGDVALDGKARAATMPHSELLGDANLLVLPNIDAANISYNLLKTAAGGNIAIGPVLLGAARPVHILTASTTVRRIVNMTALTVADANAARQ from the coding sequence ATGCCCGAGAACACCATGGCCCATGACCAAACCCCGCACCCGGACAGGCGCGCCCAGCTGCGCCGCTCCGCCCTCGAATACCACGAGTTTCCCAAGCCGGGCAAGCTCGCCATCGCTGCCACCAAGCAGATGCTGAACCAGCATGATCTGGCGCTGGCCTATACGCCCGGCGTGGCCGCGCCCTGCGAAGAGATCGCCAAGGACCCGAACGCGGCCTTCAGGTACACCAGCCGGGGCAATCTGGTGGGCGTGGTGACCAACGGGACGGCGGTGCTGGGCCTGGGCGACATTGGCCCGCTGGCCAGCAAGCCGGTGATGGAAGGCAAGGCGGTTTTGTTCAAGAAGTTCTCGGGCATCGATGTGTTCGACATCGAAATCAACGAAAAAGACCCCGAGAAACTGGTGGAGATCATTGCCAGCCTGGAGCCCACCTTCGGCGGCATCAACCTGGAAGACATCAAGGCCCCGGATTGCTTCTACATCGAGCGCAAGCTGCGCGAGCGCATGCGGATACCGGTCTTCCATGACGACCAGCATGGCACGGCCATCACCGTGGGCGCGGCCATCCTCAATGGCCTGAAGGTGGCGGGCAAGGACCCGGCCCGGGTCAAACTGGTGACCTCGGGCGCCGGCGCTGCGGCGCTGGCCTGTCTGGGCCTGCTGGTCAAGCTGGGCATTGCGCGCCAGAACATCTGGGTGACCGACCTGGCGGGTGTGGTCTATCAGGGCCGCAGCGAGTTGATGGACGATGACAAGATCGTCTTTGCCCAAAAGACCAGCGCCCGCACGCTCGACGAGGTGATCGAGGGGGCCGATGTGTTTCTGGGGCTGTCTGCCGGCGGCGTGCTCCAGCCGGACATGGTGCGCAAGATGGCGGCGCGCCCGCTGATCTTTGCCTTGGCCAACCCGAACCCGGAGATCCAGCCCGAGGCGGTGAAGGCCGTGCGCGACGACGCCATCATGGCCACCGGCCGCTCGGACTATCCGAACCAGGTCAACAATGTGCTGTGCTTTCCGTACATCTTCCGTGGGGCGCTGGACAGCGGCGCGACCACCATCACGCCGGAGATGGAAATCGCCGCCGTGCACGCGATTGCCGAACTGGCCCAGGCCGAGCAAAGCGAGGTCGTGGCGGCCGCCTATGCCGGCGAGGCGCTGGCGTTCGGCCCCGAGTACCTGATCCCCAAGCCCTTCGACCCGCGGCTGATGATGATGATCGCGCCGGCCGTGGCCCGGGCAGCGGCCGACAGCGGCGTGGCGCTGCGCCCGATCGCCGACATGGACGCATACCGCGATCACTTGCAGACCTTTGTCTACGCCTCGGGCACGATGATGAAGCCGATCTTCATGGCGGCCAAGAGCGCGGCCAAGAAGCGGGTCGCCTACGCCGAGGGCGAAGAAGAGCGGGTGCTGCGCGCCGCGCAGATCGTGGTCGACGAGCGCATTGCGCGCCCGACGCTGATCGGCCGCCCGGCCATCATTGCCCGGCGCATAGAGAAGTTCGGCCTGCGCCTGCAGGAAGGGCGCGACTATGACGTGGTCAACGTCGAAAACGACCACCGCTACCGCTTGTTCTGGCAGACCTACCACCGCATGACCGAGCGCAAGGGCGTGACGGTGTCGATTGCCAAGATCGAGATGCGCCGCCGCCTGACGTTGATCGGCGCGATGCTGCTGCACCAGGGCGAGGTCGATGGCCTGATCGTCGGCACCTGGGGCCATACCGCGCACCACCTGAACTACATCGAGCCGGTGATAGGCAAGCGCGCCGGCGTGAACAACTTTGCCTGCATGAACGGCCTGTTGTTGCCCGAGCGGCAGGTGTTCCTGGTGGACACGCATGTGAACTACGACCCCAGCGCCGGGCAACTGGCCGAGATCACCGTGCTGGCGGCCGAGGAAATGATGCGCTTTGGCATCCGCCCCAAGGCCGCGCTGCTGTCGCATTCCAACTTTGGCAGCAGCAACCAGCCCAGCGCCGTGAAGATGCGCCAGGCGCTGGAACTGCTGCGCGCGCAGGCGCCGTGGCTGGAAGTGGACGGCGAAATGCACGGCGATGTGGCGCTCGACGGCAAGGCGCGCGCGGCCACCATGCCCCACAGCGAACTGCTGGGCGATGCCAACCTGCTGGTGCTGCCGAACATCGACGCCGCGAATATCTCCTACAACCTGCTCAAGACCGCCGCCGGCGGCAATATCGCCATCGGCCCGGTGCTGCTCGGAGCGGCCCGGCCCGTGCATATCCTGACCGCCAGCACCACGGTGCGGCGGATCGTGAACATGACGGCGCTCACGGTGGCCGATGCCAACGCCGCGCGGCAATGA
- a CDS encoding Y-family DNA polymerase, whose translation MAVTAPDTPIDPVPAAPGGRMRRIAHLDMDAFFASVELLRYPQLEGLPVVIGGGRRKADEQRLQSPDGSGLRAPRFIPVAEFARLRDYVGRGVITTATYAARQFGVGSAMGMMKAAKLCPQAIVLPVDFDEVRKYSRLFKSVITEIAPVMQDRGVDEVYIDFTDVPGGQREGGRVLARLIQKSIADATGLTCSIGVAPNRLLAKMASEFNKPNGITIIYEQDLQTKIWPLDVRKINGIGPKAGQKLAALGVQRIGELAAQDPQWLMARFGKSIGAWMHRAAWGQDDSPVVTESEPVSMSRETTFERDLHAVHDKAELGRIFTDLCMRLAEDLQRKGYVARTIGIKLRYADFRIATRDQTAASYTADGATIRQLAGQCLKRVPLQQRLRLLGVRAGTLVRCDQQPAPHAAVAAPAPRRRPGAQEAPGRTGQLF comes from the coding sequence ATGGCTGTGACTGCGCCAGACACCCCGATCGACCCCGTCCCCGCCGCCCCCGGCGGGCGGATGCGCCGCATTGCGCATCTGGACATGGATGCGTTTTTCGCCTCGGTGGAACTGCTGCGCTACCCGCAGCTCGAGGGCCTGCCCGTGGTGATTGGCGGCGGGCGGCGCAAGGCGGACGAGCAGCGGCTGCAAAGCCCGGATGGCTCGGGCCTGCGCGCGCCGCGCTTCATCCCGGTGGCGGAGTTTGCGCGGCTCAGGGACTATGTGGGCCGTGGCGTAATCACCACCGCCACCTATGCCGCCCGGCAGTTTGGCGTGGGCTCGGCAATGGGCATGATGAAGGCGGCCAAGCTGTGCCCGCAGGCCATCGTGCTGCCGGTGGATTTTGACGAGGTGCGCAAGTATTCACGCCTGTTCAAGAGCGTCATCACCGAAATCGCCCCGGTGATGCAGGACCGGGGTGTCGACGAGGTGTACATCGACTTCACCGATGTGCCCGGTGGCCAGCGCGAGGGGGGGCGCGTGCTGGCGCGGCTGATCCAGAAAAGCATTGCCGACGCGACCGGTCTGACCTGCTCCATCGGCGTGGCGCCCAACCGGCTGCTGGCCAAGATGGCCAGCGAGTTCAACAAGCCCAATGGCATCACCATCATCTACGAGCAAGACCTGCAGACCAAAATCTGGCCACTCGACGTGCGCAAGATCAACGGCATCGGCCCCAAGGCGGGCCAGAAACTGGCGGCGCTGGGCGTGCAGCGCATCGGTGAACTGGCGGCGCAAGACCCGCAGTGGCTGATGGCCCGTTTCGGCAAGTCGATCGGGGCCTGGATGCACCGCGCGGCCTGGGGCCAGGACGACAGCCCCGTGGTGACCGAGAGCGAGCCCGTGAGCATGAGCCGCGAGACCACGTTCGAGCGCGATCTGCACGCCGTGCACGACAAGGCCGAACTCGGCCGCATCTTCACCGACCTGTGCATGCGCCTGGCCGAGGATTTGCAGCGCAAGGGCTATGTCGCCCGCACCATCGGCATCAAGCTGCGCTACGCCGACTTCAGGATCGCCACGCGCGACCAGACCGCCGCCAGCTACACCGCCGACGGCGCCACCATCCGCCAACTGGCCGGGCAGTGCCTCAAGCGGGTGCCGCTGCAGCAGCGCCTGCGTTTGCTGGGTGTACGCGCCGGCACCCTGGTGCGCTGCGACCAGCAGCCGGCGCCGCACGCAGCGGTCGCTGCGCCGGCGCCCCGGCGCAGGCCGGGCGCGCAAGAGGCGCCGGGGCGCACGGGCCAGTTGTTCTGA
- a CDS encoding Hsp20/alpha crystallin family protein has product MIFAPMIGRATYTPRSADLALQRFLLGTLAQPVAAHAAGCTVTQDDKSITLQLDVPGLSREQLQISIESNMVRLQSVPDAPRQVQRTWELAGEVDAAASSAKLENGVLTLTLARVEPASKATTLSIH; this is encoded by the coding sequence ATGATCTTCGCCCCCATGATTGGCCGCGCCACCTACACCCCCCGTTCTGCCGACCTGGCGTTGCAGCGTTTTCTGCTCGGAACGCTGGCCCAGCCGGTGGCCGCGCACGCTGCAGGCTGCACCGTCACCCAGGACGACAAAAGCATCACCTTGCAACTGGATGTGCCCGGGCTGAGCCGCGAGCAATTGCAGATCAGCATTGAAAGCAACATGGTGCGCCTGCAAAGCGTGCCCGACGCGCCACGCCAAGTGCAACGCACCTGGGAATTGGCCGGCGAGGTGGACGCCGCTGCCAGCAGCGCCAAGCTGGAAAACGGTGTGCTGACGCTGACCCTGGCCCGGGTGGAACCGGCCAGCAAAGCCACGACGTTGAGCATCCATTGA
- the ispH gene encoding 4-hydroxy-3-methylbut-2-enyl diphosphate reductase, producing the protein MAPPQHILLAEPRGFCAGVDRAIEIVERAIQKFGAPIYVRHEIVHNTYVVNDLRAKGAVFIEMLADVPPGATLVFSAHGVSRAVQQEAQARGFSIFDATCPLVSKVHVEVAKLAKQGYEFIMIGHKGHPEVEGTMGQLEHGIHLVQDVPDVARVRPAQTHKLALVTQTTLSVDDAAEIAAAVRTRFPGVREPKQQDICYATQNRQDAVKLLSPQVDVVIVVGSPTSSNSTRLRELATKLGTTAYMVDSADELQAEWFDGLARVGLTAGASAPEILVRQVIDRIKALGAVSVRSMAGIEETTKFPLPKGLRMAAATDLSTMARMTQSGPAQE; encoded by the coding sequence ATGGCGCCCCCTCAGCATATTTTGTTGGCCGAGCCGCGCGGCTTTTGCGCCGGAGTCGACCGGGCGATCGAAATCGTCGAGCGCGCAATACAGAAGTTCGGCGCGCCGATCTACGTGCGCCATGAGATCGTGCACAACACCTACGTGGTCAACGACCTCCGGGCCAAGGGCGCGGTCTTCATCGAAATGCTCGCCGATGTGCCGCCCGGCGCCACCCTGGTCTTCAGCGCCCATGGCGTGAGCCGGGCCGTGCAGCAGGAGGCGCAGGCCCGGGGATTTAGCATTTTCGACGCCACCTGCCCGCTGGTGAGCAAGGTGCATGTCGAAGTGGCCAAGCTCGCCAAGCAGGGCTATGAGTTCATCATGATCGGCCACAAGGGCCACCCCGAAGTGGAAGGCACCATGGGCCAGCTCGAACACGGCATTCACCTGGTGCAAGACGTGCCGGACGTGGCCCGGGTGCGGCCCGCGCAAACGCACAAGCTGGCGCTGGTCACGCAGACCACGTTGAGCGTGGACGATGCCGCCGAGATCGCAGCGGCCGTGCGCACGCGCTTTCCCGGTGTGCGCGAGCCCAAGCAGCAGGACATCTGCTACGCCACCCAGAACCGGCAGGACGCCGTGAAACTGCTCAGCCCGCAGGTGGACGTGGTGATCGTGGTCGGCAGCCCCACCAGTTCCAACAGCACCCGCCTGCGCGAATTGGCCACCAAGCTGGGCACCACGGCGTACATGGTCGACAGCGCCGACGAGCTTCAGGCCGAGTGGTTTGACGGCCTGGCGCGCGTGGGGCTGACCGCCGGGGCCTCGGCCCCGGAAATCCTGGTCCGGCAGGTGATCGACCGCATCAAGGCATTGGGCGCCGTGTCGGTGCGCAGCATGGCCGGCATCGAGGAGACCACCAAATTCCCGCTGCCCAAGGGGCTTCGGATGGCCGCCGCCACCGACCTGTCGACCATGGCGCGCATGACGCAGTCCGGGCCGGCGCAGGAATGA
- a CDS encoding cysteine hydrolase family protein: MITVDAVPYPYQFDRHHTALMVIDMQRDFIEAGGFGSMLGNDVRPLARIVPTVAQLLTLARAQRMWVVHTRESHLPDLSDCPPAKRRRGNPALAIGDAGPMGRILVRGAPGNQILPLLAPLDGELVSRHGSDVVGCAQPSERSARRIAQPIPSVLASDATPRCASMASADRQMIGDATLVIDKPGKGAFHATDLHAQLQARGITHLLFAGVTTEVCVQTSMREANDRGYESLIVEDACASYFRAFHLATLAMLTAQGGIIGWKAPLALLQAAFKETAGESA, translated from the coding sequence ATGATTACCGTCGACGCCGTACCTTATCCCTATCAGTTCGACCGCCACCACACCGCGCTGATGGTGATCGACATGCAGCGCGATTTCATCGAAGCAGGCGGCTTCGGCAGCATGCTCGGCAATGACGTGCGGCCACTGGCGCGCATCGTGCCGACCGTCGCCCAACTGCTGACGCTGGCGCGCGCGCAACGCATGTGGGTGGTGCACACGCGCGAGTCGCATCTGCCCGACTTGTCCGATTGCCCGCCCGCCAAGCGCAGGCGCGGCAACCCGGCGCTGGCCATCGGTGATGCAGGCCCCATGGGACGCATTCTGGTGCGCGGCGCGCCTGGCAATCAGATTTTGCCGTTGCTGGCGCCGCTGGACGGCGAACTAGTGTCGCGTCACGGATCAGATGTCGTAGGCTGCGCGCAGCCATCGGAGCGCAGCGCAAGGCGCATCGCGCAGCCCATACCGAGCGTATTGGCAAGCGATGCAACGCCGCGATGCGCTTCGATGGCCAGCGCAGACCGACAGATGATCGGTGACGCGACACTAGTCATCGACAAACCCGGCAAGGGTGCGTTCCATGCCACCGACCTGCACGCGCAGTTGCAGGCGCGCGGCATCACCCATTTATTGTTTGCCGGCGTCACCACGGAAGTCTGCGTGCAGACCTCGATGCGCGAGGCCAATGATCGCGGTTACGAATCCCTGATCGTCGAGGACGCCTGCGCCAGTTACTTCCGCGCATTCCACCTGGCCACCTTGGCGATGCTGACCGCGCAAGGCGGCATCATCGGCTGGAAGGCGCCGCTTGCGCTACTGCAAGCCGCCTTCAAGGAAACCGCCGGAGAATCCGCATGA
- the hpxZ gene encoding oxalurate catabolism protein HpxZ, which produces MMPVNLPQVVAQVEQAFADYEHALLIHDVPALDRWFWYAPQAVRYGVAEILLGGEAIRQYRQTCAPVHPSRRLQHTVVTTFGRDYATVSTEFTADDSDGIGRQMQAWVRTDAGWRIVAAHVSRMP; this is translated from the coding sequence ATGATGCCAGTCAATCTGCCGCAGGTCGTGGCGCAAGTCGAACAAGCCTTTGCCGACTATGAGCACGCCTTGCTCATCCACGATGTGCCGGCGCTCGATCGCTGGTTCTGGTACGCCCCGCAGGCAGTGCGCTACGGCGTGGCGGAAATCCTGCTCGGCGGTGAAGCGATACGCCAATACCGCCAGACCTGCGCGCCGGTGCATCCCTCGCGCCGTTTGCAGCACACGGTCGTCACCACCTTCGGCCGCGACTATGCCACGGTCAGCACCGAGTTCACCGCCGACGATTCCGATGGGATCGGCCGCCAGATGCAAGCCTGGGTGCGCACGGACGCTGGTTGGCGCATCGTCGCCGCGCATGTCAGTCGGATGCCATAA
- the radC gene encoding RadC family protein translates to MALKDLPADAQPREKLLARGPATLADAELLAILLRTGIMGKGVLQMAQELLDPPGVDAATGQPTGGFGGIAGLLHASAADLERIKGLGPAKRAELVAVLELARRALAQQLRECAVFDTPDAVKHYLQLQLAAKGHEVFAVLFLDNQNRLLAMEELFRGTLTQTSVYPREVVLHALHHRAAAVVLAHNHPSGSVQPSRADEALTQTLKSTLALVDVRVLDHVIVAPGQALSMAEMGLL, encoded by the coding sequence ATGGCCCTCAAAGACCTGCCCGCCGATGCCCAGCCGCGTGAGAAACTGCTGGCGCGCGGCCCCGCCACACTGGCCGATGCCGAACTGCTGGCCATCTTGCTGCGCACCGGCATCATGGGCAAAGGCGTGTTGCAGATGGCGCAGGAATTGTTGGATCCCCCCGGGGTAGACGCCGCCACCGGACAACCCACCGGCGGCTTTGGCGGCATTGCCGGGTTGCTGCACGCCAGCGCCGCCGATCTGGAGCGCATCAAGGGCCTGGGCCCGGCCAAGCGCGCCGAACTGGTGGCGGTGCTGGAACTGGCCCGCCGCGCGCTGGCCCAGCAACTGCGCGAATGCGCGGTTTTCGACACTCCCGATGCCGTCAAGCACTACCTGCAGCTACAACTGGCAGCCAAGGGCCACGAGGTGTTTGCCGTGCTGTTCCTGGACAACCAGAACCGCCTGCTGGCGATGGAAGAATTGTTTCGCGGCACGCTCACGCAGACCAGCGTGTACCCGCGCGAAGTGGTGCTGCACGCGCTGCACCACCGGGCCGCCGCCGTGGTGCTGGCGCACAACCACCCCAGCGGCAGCGTACAGCCGAGCCGCGCCGACGAAGCGCTCACGCAGACCCTCAAGAGCACGCTGGCGCTGGTGGATGTGCGCGTGCTCGACCATGTGATCGTGGCGCCGGGCCAGGCGCTGTCGATGGCAGAAATGGGCTTGCTGTGA